The segment CTTTTCTCTTTTCCGCATCAACCGTTCCACGGACGGTCTgctggtccttcgaaccggactGCGCGCGATCGCGATCCAGTGACGAAACGATGATACTAATGATTGCTTCGATGACGCTGCACGTGTTCCACAACTGCTTCCAAAACGGACGAAACCGGTTTCGGACGTCGGCCCGAGCCCCCCTACTGTGTTTGTTCGATTCTACTTGTCTCGCACTGCGAAGATGAAAGAAGGCAATAAAAGCGAGACTGCAAGAAGCAGACGCTTCAGCTTCTAGCGCATAAGATTTGCGATCGTCGCCGTTGTATGAACGCATACACATAGCGGGGGCAGAAGAACACAACTGTGGTAAACAAAGTGACCAGAACTGCTGATTTATTGATACTAACGATGCGCGTTACGTTCTGAAGTTGATAGGTACGCTCTGTTCCAGTGTGTAACCATCCGGACGGTGTTACTTTAGTTCAACCCCAGCGAGTAGAATGTAACCCTGTTGCTGTGATACGATCTGAACCTGATGCTCTCACCGTTCTTTTCGATATGGTCTAATTCTGTTGCTCTCTCCATCGGCTCAATCTAAACTTGCTCTCCTAAGCTTTTTTTGTGATCCGTTCTGAATCTGCTGCTCTCAGCGTTCCTTGCAATCCAGTATGAAACACCAGTCGATCCCTTCGTATTTAGCTCTTTCTAGTGCACAAACATCAATCATCGTGCCTGCAAAAGTAGTTGACCGAACGAATACAATTTTGTTTGTCGTCAACTGTCCGCATCTTAAGAGTTTTTACAAGCCAGAATAAAAAGTCAACAAACCATTTTCACTCTATATAGATACACTCTATCTGTCAAACGATGAGTTTTTCACCGCACCGCAGCTAATTTTAAAAGGCTCAATATGTTTGTTATAGAAACAAATGTTTACAAACCATTCACTACCATGGCAATTCAGAATGGCGCACATAACCATAATTCTCTCATTTTTATAACCATGTAATGCTACGATTGTTGTTATGTTTGATTATGTCTgaaaacatttcaataaaaaaaaagttcaaacCCATTGGACAACTACTTACACAATTTGCAGTACCATTCAGTGTAGATGCAAATACTTTTTGCAGTCGTTGTTTCGTTGCGATCATCTAGAATATGGATAACTTTTTCAGATCAAATTtcgtgtaaaataaaagtgtgATTCTGTAAATTAAATACACTGGTATAAAGTTTTGATACGTTTAAAAATTGTGTAATTACGGCTCCGTTTTAACGTATGAAAGATTTGTTCCATTTCTGCCATTTTATTTTCGGAATTTCCGAAGTaatttttatcttgtttttcataacaacaaaacagattTCTCGCTTTTTTATCAAGAAAGTAAAAATGCACTACGCATTTATAACCATTGTCTTGAACGAAAATCCCAATAGAAGGTTATCTCGACAACTTATATTGCCTCGCAACTACCGacatttctttttgtgttcCTACGAGCATTTGGGTAGATATGGCAAGTCATATTGGGTAGATGTAATGGAGTTGGCAGCTTTTACCAAAGCAGGAAAATATAAATTGTGCATACACATAATTGTATCTATACCGATAGGAATTTcacataaagccatttttCGTTTGAATACAACATGTATACCAAAAATAGATATTATTTTAAGGCAAACGAAcagaataataatattaaaacacTCCTTTTCGCTTCTCtaatttaaatgcaaataaacTTAAGAGCTAAATGTAAAATAACGCGCAGGCAACGAAAACAAATTGATTCCATCTACCCCAAGTAACATGGCCACAACGGACAAAACAATCTGGTCACCCTAGTGATCGATGACTTCGATAGGATAGAAAACCGATGTTTCACTCTTTTTCAGTTTCTCCAGgttgttttgggttttttccTGCTAAATGTGTAGCTCCGGCCCTCGCACGAGCTTGGGCGAGGTTTAAATTAGTAATGGACGGGACGGCTCCAAATATCCAGCTCCAACCAACGGCTCCCGAGACGGTTCCGCATCAACGGATTTTGGAGTCGGTTATAAAACAGTGCACCAAAATATTTCCTTTCCAAATGAATTTCAAACAGGAATATCAATTGAAAAATGCAGAACTTACATAATTTTTAGTCATAAACTAATCAAAGCCAATAATTAAACTCGGTCTAATATTTCGGCCGATAGTGTCCGTTCACGCAATAAAATATACTGACAGCAGCTTCACAGCCTTTCATTTGAGGATTTGGACGTACAAATCAACCGGTAAATAGCTAAAGCTCCAAATAGTATATCAACAACATTTTGATACATTTCTTCAAAGTTATGTTTTGAACATCTTTAACAAACCATACAGTTACATATCTTGAGAACGGATGATCCGAGAACGAAATGTTATACGTGAGTAGGGACCAACGAATACCACACAATGCATGCACGTACTGTCAATACTGCGATTACATCGGGTGGTAGTTACTACTCTCGCTAAAATCTAGATTCGTTTTTTACGCTATCGTACAATATCGTCTCCATTGCACCATTAGTCCGGAGCCGTGAGTGCGGAGCTAACTCCAGGCAAAGGAGCCGTTAATACGCTCCGAAACGCACATCACAAGTTTAAATTTGCAACACGCCGAACATACTGCATACGGCATACAGGATAGAAGAAGCGAAACATTCAACTGGTACTCGCCAGACCTGGGTCTTCCTTCTGTTTCAGCTTCCTACACGCGTCTTCCGCCTGAACGACGTAGGCTTTATTCATCAAACTATCATTTATTCCTGTTCGAACATGTTCGATCGTGTTCTAGACCGGTGGCCGATCGAGGTCGAGAGGTCTGGCCCCTGGAGATCTGGGGAAGGTTAAAATGGTTAACTCAATTTAACAGCCATTTACTGATCCATTCACCTGAGGAAGCTACGCAACTCCTTCCGTTGAAAGGGAGGCTTAAGGGACTGCGTCGGTGTTTCAATCCATTGTTGTTACTTTGCTTTTACTTGAACGTTGGGGCCATTACAGGGATCTTGTAGCCCCCAAAAACCGGGAAGACTCGTAACAGGAGATGAACCGGGTAATGTAAATTTCATGCGCATCTGCATAAGGATAGTCGGACATATGACGAGCCTTATCACTTGGTATCGCTGAGGGTAAACCGGTTTCACAAGCTATGTACGTTCCTTCGGACACAGCAAGGACGCTGGTTGGGAGCTCGATAGATTGTCTCCGTTTGGTaccatttgctgcatttttatcttaatttcaatctctctctctctttctctctctctctctctatctgtctctctctgtctctctgtctctctccctctctctctctctgtatctctctctttctttctctctctcgctctttctctttctctttctttctctctctcactctcaatTTCTTTCTTGTTCTGTTTCTGGTTCAATCTTCGCTCAGGTGACCGGCACCTTCCGTAACCCAATTTTAATCCCCCTCACATTGCTCTTCTGATGTACCGCTACCGCTACCGTGAGCTCCACCGTGTGTACATTGTAAAAACGAAAACCAGTAGCCAGCGATtttatgtgtatgtatatCACGCTGATCTTTCCATTATCTTATGCCTTCTCCTTCGCGCAGGAACGTGTGCGTCAAGGGATTGTCGGATCGCTAGCAACTGCGCGTTTCTGCGCGTTCTGTCTTATTCTTGCTGTCCGCTCCCAACAAGCTGTCAAGCGTAATTTGAAGTTCGAAGCCTCCTCCAGTTGATTGTTTTATggcaaacatttaaaataaaccGCTACAGCTCGCATACGAGTTTATAATAActcgcttttttttcgcttacACGATAAATTCCCACGCTTGTGTCACCCCAGCTAGGGGAACACCCTTTTCCGTAGCATCCACAACTTTTCCAACTTATTTTCATTGCTTTTGTATCGCGTCTCTGATTTAATTAGTCATCCAATTGATTTCTTCCCTTTCGTTGGACAAAACCGAAtcgaagttgaaaaaaacacaacctaaAAGCCCCAAATGTCcagtgtacatgtgtgtgtgtattgttgcATTACCTCATGTGTTCGGTGTAtcacaacagcacacaacttaaacagaaaaagaccgtttggggggggggaaaaaCTCATCCTCTTCGTAAACGGTGCGGGCCGGGAGCAGAGAACGCAGGttgaaaagtgaaacacaTCCGCAACCGGGAAACGCACGGCAAGCGTTATAAAGCGGAGAACACGAATGAAACGGTCAAGGAAAGGCCCCGAAGGGCAGGAAAGCATGCGAAGCAAAGAGCGATAGAAAGGAGATATACAAATAATTACAAATGAACAGCGACGTGGAGGGTTTAGTGGATGGTGGTGGGAAAAGGGACAGTTTGATGTAGAACGACGAAGAAGCATgccgtaaaaaaaacaacaacagaaacaaaataaaagagaaCACAGCAGAGGATAGTTTCTCCTCGTACATTTGGGCTCAATTTCCGAAACTTCCCATGGGAGGCAGGGAAGACGCTGCCTGGTTTTCGGGCAAGCAAGGTAAGAAAAAGAGATAGCCAAGACGAGAATTAAGTCACCTTTCCATAATCGCAGTGCAGGGCGATGTTCCCCATGCGTCCGAGCGCAACACAGTAGCAATCACGGACGAGAGCGAaattagaaagaaaaaaataaacattatcaAACCCACAGCAACAAATAAAGGCCTTGCGCAGGAATGGTAGGACGGTAAGTGACGAACATAAAACgcgacaacagcagcacctATTCTCATCGCTCATCCGTTTGCCGCTCCTTCGCTTCTGTTGCCTTTCTCTACACGCAACAGCACGTGGGAGATATGATGGTGCAAGATATCGCATGTGTGTACTCGGTGGATCCAGCTCGAAGGgccattattttattttaattttataccTCAGAAGCAGCAGCGGAGACGGTAGCGGCTGCGAAGGCAGAATCGACCGAATGAAAATCCCTGTCAATCACGCCACAGCACTTGATCGGTTTAACAACAATCACAATCGGTTCAACAACGCAAGCACGAAATGATTCCAACGTTAGAAAAATAGTGCCGGCTAGTTATTTTGTTTCTGCCCGCCAATCAATTTACCAATTGTACGGCGTGCTGCCACAGCGTTTTgcctaaaaataaaatatcaaagcACAATATGCGCTCGCGTCAACagccgacagcagcagcatcatggGACTTTCCCGGCGTAACGGCGTTATAGCTACGCTTTTCCAAACCATTGACACCAGCAGCCCGGTGCACTGCAAGTGGGTGAAAACGATCACGAAAGCGAGATGACGAGCGACGACTGTGTACGGGAGAGGCCCACATAAAACGTTCTGGTACGGTATGTTTGTGCCACGcagcttgcaaaaaaaaaaacaaaaaaaaacaaaacaaactcagTTTTTTGACGGAATACACATTTTCGCATTACGTACCGGATTATGCACCGAGTGCCCAGTGGTCGCATGCATGCCTGTTGGATGTGACAATCGTTCTTAGGAAATCTATAGCAGGCGCActcaaaatttgacacctgACCAGGGTCTGATTGTTTTCCGATTGAAGGGGTGGTTCTCGCGCCGCAAAGTAAATTGAGAAGTAACCCAAACGGATAGGGCAGCGTAGGTTTTTCGCTGCCGATATACGACTGACCTTCCGAGCCCTTGAAACAGGAAGTCCTGGCGACACACATTGTCGTGCGCCCCTGCAAGCCGAGAGCAAACGGGTCAGTATCGGTAGTTGAGCTGAAGGAAACCAGCGAAGGGTCAAACCTACCTGCTGGTGGCCGGATGGGTGCAGAAAGTGGCAAACACCTTGCcgatacacatgcacacaaaagTCAGCCCGGCGACAGGGAAATAAAACTACCGACCGAAATCTACCGCCGCACACCGCGAGCGATGGAAGAAAGGGGGCGAGAGATTTGAGGTGGGTGAGGTACAAACCACCATCCTCAGCGGTGACACACCGGGCAGCAATCACACAAAGAAGCAGACGTTTTGCTGTGAGCGCGCTACAGAGTCCCGACGAACGGGCGGGACACGGACGTTACCAAGCGGTGTGACCCAGCGTGCGGATCAACGGGGCAGTAAGCGCTACGGAGAACTTGGTCGAGGGAAAAAGAGAGCATAACTaatctagagagagagagagaacaaaaaagaagtgaGAGAGAGGATGAAAAAGAGCGAGCGCGCGGGACGGATTGTGTTTGATCGAAAGGAAGCGGCTGCGGTGTAATATGCAACTCATATTCAAACGTTTTTGGTCTATTTATGCTATCAACTGTGCAGCACCCATTTACGGTCGGGAGGATGGTAAATGAAGCGAGGTGAaaatgagagagagacagaggtaAAGATTGatagagaaatagagagagagaaaataagagagagagagagaaaaagagagagaaagagagagagagagagagaaagacagagagagaacgcTTCCGCCCGCGATCAGTCAATTCAAGCGCGAGGAGCCCTTGCTGAGTTCAGCGCCAAATTCTTCTCCCAATACCCCCTTTTTCCCAACCCGGTTACACTCGAAAACAGAACACATTGCTTCCGCAATCGACCTTTAACCATCTTATTCTAACCATGTCCTAccatttctctctcgctctttagCTCTGGCTCTCGTTTCGTTCAAATGCATCTCTTCGGAGCGAAATTTCGGTATGTTTTGAATGATTGGGTTTGCTCTCGACCTCCAAAGCGCGACCCAGACAAAAAACGCATCGCAATTGCGATTAATCGCAACCAGCTTCCCTTGTTCCAGGTGTAGtgcgagagcgagcgagcgatacGCTTTTGCGCCTTCTCGAGCAACCGACACCCGAAGAGGGCCCGAACTGTaggctctctcgctcgctcgggtATCGCCTGCTCGCTTGCAcgctcgcgcgcgctctcACTCTGTTGCATGCACGTGAACGGGCCTGTTGCGTCTCGGGTGAGTTAGTTGGGAAATCGAACAACACCCGAACGAAGAAAGAACTGCTCCTTTCTCTGGTATATTGCAGCGCTGCACCGCGGAGCGTGCATTAGTTTACGTCCAACGTTCGAGTCATGCGGATGTGTTTTTCCCACCTGCCTGAGCGACCAGCGACTCTTTGTCTTTGCCAGTGTCGTCGACCGGAAGCAAGGTTGTAGTGAAGAGGCAAATATTTCCCGCCCGTGTTGCAACGTATAGAATTCGAAAAAGTATTATCGACGTGCGATCCAGTGAATCGGGCTTGACACGAAAGTATAAAAAGGTTCCTTTTGGGAGCCaggagaaaaagcaaaacaaaagacaagCAAATTACCGTTGcatgaaaaaacaacacaaaagctTGCTGGTAACGTTTCGCGAATGCATCTGTTGCATCGGTGCAGTGTCGATCGGTGCCAAGTGTTAGCTTTCCCAGTGCGAAGGGCAGTGTGACTGTGTTGTGAATCCAGTGAAGCGTGAGCGACGTTCAAATCATTCaacactaaaaaaaaactgcaatctATCCGAAAGCGTAGTGGGtggatcgttttttgttttactggtGCAAGATGGCAATCGCATTCTACATACCGTCGCTGGACGACGAGGCGGAAAACCTGcgcctgctgcagcagcaacagatggTGCTGCAGAGGCAGtacctgctgcagcagcagtaccaccTGCAGGCCCAGTTGAATCTggtccaccagcagcagctcgcgcTGGAGCAACAATCAGCCGCCATATCCACCAACACGGCCGCCCCGGGCACTGCCGGGCCGAACGCCGCCACAGTCACCGCCGCAACACCGCAACCACCAGCAGCGTCAATGCCACCATCAacaaccaccaacacccagaTCCCGTCGATGGTCTCGGCAGCCGGATCcactcagcagcagcaccagcagcaccatcaccaacaccaacggTTCCAGGTGGTCCGGGCAGTGCTGCACGACATCCTGTTCCGTCATCTGCTGGACAGTAAGTATGCCTCGCCGAACGATCGCAACGAAACGCCACCGGTCGCCTAGGGGTCGCGTGCCCCGCCGGGTCTCTCTAATTCCTGAAACTAATCATCtctgtctgtgcgtgtgtgtgtgtgtgtgtgtttgtgtgtgtcgttgCGGTTGTTGCGCGGTTTAGATGATCCAGCCTGCAGTCGGTGTACGATCTGCAGCaagctgctcctgctgctccgaaaAATTTGTTAAAcagtgtatgcgtgtgtgcgcgctttGTAGCATCTGCATCTgcaccaaaaaagaaaaaaagaaagccaaAGCCGCTGAGAatctacaacaacaactactactacaactactactgCCGCAACATAAGTCACCATTTTCTGCGATGTTTCTACCGACACAAAGACGAcgaagaaggaggaggaggacgactaCCGATCGAAACCCCAAGACATTAAACCCCAAGCGAGTGAGACGTTCAATCTCTGCACCGGCGTACGGTGTGGTGTATGTGGCTGTGATCCATCTTTTTTCAAACGAAACCAAACCCTCCTTGGGGGCCGGTCCGTGGGCTGTGCATTAACCAGACGgtgcatttgtttttcataCGACTTTCTACGCGCGGCGCGTCCAAAGGACTCCGCCCGCAGGCACCGACGGTATCCGGACTGGTAGTTTATCCGGTAAGTAGTGTGACAGTTGTCTCGTTAACATGCTGAAGAATTTATTTTGAGATCTGTgacagtatgtgtgtgttgtttttaagtttaaagttttttttctgtagttCTAATAATTTTGGCACAAGACCCATTAAAACttttcataaaaaagaacagtTTATGAAGGTATCAGAAAATATTGAACAGCATTTAGAAAGTGCGCCTAACGTATCAGGATTCGCTGAAATCCTATGCATTATTTCACAATCTGTTTTTTTCACAAACGTCATCGAGATCACCTTAAGCATCATAAATTCAGCCATTTCCTGTTGAAATTAATCTAATTATTATTCTAAtatgatttcttttttttcgtttctctttccgttttcttctcttcttctgtAGAATTTTCATCGGTAGGGCATTCGATGGTGTCGTCGTCAGTATCGTAGGCATGAATTAtaatgcaaaatatttcaacCACCACTTCCAACcaatgcagcaaaaaaaaatcaaactcaCATGCTGAAGATGGAGATGGTCTACAAAGAACGCTGAAAGAGCAAGGCGAGGAGACACAAGATGCCAAGAGCAAACAGAGAACCTGTGCCAACTATCGGACGTTCGAAGGGACTGTTCCTGtagaaaagggaaagaaggtagggcacacacatacatctaaTATTAGCgttattattagtttttgtCGATCGCTCTTTTGTCGATAATTCTCTCATGGGCTGCTCTAGAATCTGTCGTACACAGCATACGAAAAATTTGTCACCCAActcttttgttttcattttttaagtACCATAACAAGCTTACTTATTTATCACCATGACAAGCTACAATAGCATAAAAATGGTCAAAATGTATGTaacatttattgaaaataCGAAAACAAACAGTCGGGCACCTCCAAAAATTTGAGCTTATGAATTTAGGATACTtgctatgctttttttttctttcacaaaTTAGTATCACCATAGGGCATGGGAGCTAATAAGCTGACATAATTTTTTATGAGGTGTGACGAAAAAACATACTGATGTGAATTACGACATGTTTAACAGTGTTTGATCAGGATTTAGTAGTGTGGTCTCCAACCTTTGGTCCGCCACTTGTGGCTCGTGGTGTAAAAAGACGTGGTACGCGAAAAGTTTGAAAgcttattataatacatatAGTTCAATTTTTTCCTGCACAATCAAGATTAAATTTTCAATAGGCTTTTCTAGAATAATAtgatacatatttttgatcaaaaagcatTAAACTCAGTCTACTAAACAAATGCACTTAATATATGTGAGTGATCGTAAAAAAGGTTGGTGAGCTCTGTTCTAATGCACCTCTATACAACATCATAGGAATGTTCTTCTAGTTTATGGTATGACTGATTCTTAAGCAATCCctaagagagagaaagagatagcgatagagagaggaagagaaagagagaaagagagacaacGCCAATCGTTTcgttataaaacaaaaatttgcaAACAACCAACCCCGCAATTCTTCCCTATGGTGgggaaaatttaattgaaaaggTTTGTTTAAGACGTCCAAAAGATTTGTGCATAATTGTGCATCTTATAATTACATCAAgttgtgcgtgtatgtgtgtttcatATCAATTCTTAACTACCCAACAATAGTAGAAACGGAGGAATCGCATCAGTTGGGATCCGGTAATGGAAGGGTCGATAGGAACACATATTTACTTGTGTTTTTGAGGAGCATCGAACATGCCACATTCGGTTTTAATATTGTAATTGGTTTCATTCTGCCCGTTGGCAGCATaccacatatacacacaaatacacttaAAATACTTAATTACTTACAAAAGCGTGTAGATTGTAAGCAGTAACTCGAAATAGATttacgcaacaacaacaaaaacccattATACTACTATATACCCTACACTATTCTTAAACGGATACCGTGACCGTGGTTTGAACTTAGCATTGTAAGACATTTTAACCTGGCTGTAAGAAATAACCATTGCtttgtaaagaaaagaaaaacaaacaaacaaatgcgaCGTTGTGTTATAGAGAGGTTCGTCATTTGCACGATCAATGGAAGCGAAGCGTAGGAGTCGTTCGCCGAGAACATCACAAAAACTACTTAGTGCAAAtatccaaacaacaacaaaaaaaaaacaccccctTAAACCTAATCCTTATTGGTAAATGCTATTTTGCGGGGGCGCTTTTTCCAAGTTTCGAACTCTCGACGGCATAACATATCAAAACTGCCAACTGCGTaacaaaatgaaaagtaacaacaaaaaaaaagaagcaataaTCAAATTTGGCCTCGTGTAATCAAAAACGTTTgaatttccgttttgtttaaatcttttttgttCTGCATTTGCTTCTCCCATTTGTTCGTGCGGGTAGATTGTGGCGGTGGTAACTTTGCTTctactattattatttatcGTCCATCACGTGTAGGTTAAGTTCGTGATTTCGTTTACGGTCAGCTTTCGATCAAGATCTCATTAAAGCACTTTGTGTACTCTCCCCCTTCGCCGTCTCCTTCCCATAACCACCGTACGATCAGGGTCCAAAGTATTACTTCAGTTGGgacatgtgtgtttgtggttgagGGATGTGAAGGGATGTGTAAATTTGTTAATTGGTATCCCGaattcgaaaaaaacaaacaattctaTTGAAATTCGtctcataaaaataattaaaaaaaaaaacaattacacatgtgCATAACCCCCGCCCAATTAACAATACTGACCCGACTGTTCGGTGGTTTTGGTTAAAACAAGaacaaacgaaaccaaaagCTTCTTAATCTAATGTCAGTctagtttattttttgcattttaaacGATGCTATGTTTTATTTAGTGCATTTTCCCTGCTTCACCTTGCGTACTACTCCCCGCCCCACCACTCATTACAAAATCAACACTCTACGTTGATTTTCAATGCTCTCGCTGATTGCTGTgacatttaaaattaaacaaaaactacGAAGAGCGCGAGATGTGTGCAAGCTAGGAACGCAGATAAACCAATAAGGTCCTTTTCCATGTTGTACCGTGTTTCTGCCAGCCACACGTCTCGTGCTCATTAGATAAGCGTATgtagtaatatttttattcgttttttacgtttattttttaacactAGAACTACCAAGTGTTTTAAGTGTCTATGACAAAACTGCTGGATAAAACATTTTGATGAgctgaattttgttttattacttcAATTTAAGCTTTATCAGTCAAAATGACCGGTAGTTCTAATGTTAAAATCGTACCTTCTGCTCTGTCCCTTCGGATCGGAAAATGCAATTTTTGTTTGCCACATAACAAACAAGATCCCACAAGGACGGATGTTGAGAAggattcgttttattttttattattattttgagcTATGATTATTTTGTCTTATTTTCTAATTCGACGCAACAACCGTAGtcgacgaagaagaagaagaagaagaaaaaacaaccaatgCGAAATGAGGTTTTTCTTCGGTGCATAGTTTCGaggagagagaagagagaaaccAAAATGCGTAAATTCGtaaatatcttcttctttggctcaacaaccgatgtcggtcaagacctgcctgtacccactcttgtgggcttggctttcagtgactaattgattcccccccatagcaggatagtcagtcctacgtatggcggcgcggtctatttggggaatgaacccatgacgggcatgttgttaagtcgtacgagttgacgactgtaccacgagaccgacCGAGAAATTCGTAAATATACACtatattttttcattctcatcgTACtcaccttctcctcctccgcTCCGTAATTATcggttgagttttgttttccctgaACATTGTGAGTTACTGGAAGTAAGTCGGGTTAGTGTTTAAGGAAAGCAAACAATGTGATCATTAGTAGAGCAGCTAAGCCAATAAAGAAAAAGCACAGCATTTAAACTAAAAGCGTAAAATCGAACTGAAACAATGGCGAgttgtatttgtattttattcCCCTACAGGTGTGCATTGTTGAAAGAAACTAGCATAAACATGAAAGTTGAGAGTTAATCTTTGCTTTGTGCCTGAATTATGGCTTGAAAGAAGAATAAACCGAAGTGTCGTAATATGACAAATATCACAAACAAACCATGAAAGAGTCGTAAACATGTTGTCACAAAGCTTCTCGAATGGAGGTAATTTGAACTATATAACGCCGTTTCAAGTCAACGTTGGTCGTacgcaaaacaataaaacataattaccGTTGTCATCGTGCCCACTTCGGACGTCTT is part of the Anopheles gambiae chromosome X, idAnoGambNW_F1_1, whole genome shotgun sequence genome and harbors:
- the LOC5666836 gene encoding myb-like protein Q, translated to MAIAFYIPSLDDEAENLRLLQQQQMVLQRQYLLQQQYHLQAQLNLVHQQQLALEQQSAAISTNTAAPGTAGPNAATVTAATPQPPAASMPPSTTTNTQIPSMVSAAGSTQQQHQQHHHQHQRFQVVRAVLHDILFRHLLDNDPACSRCTICSKLLLLLRKIC